The following proteins come from a genomic window of Amphiura filiformis chromosome 16, Afil_fr2py, whole genome shotgun sequence:
- the LOC140135435 gene encoding kelch-like protein 28, which translates to MALKHTTIPAEAALDYTNQLACALNDLRKQNQLCDIIINVGGRVFSAHKAVLAVRSSYFLAMFTSGFSEGTANEVNIDGKPEIFEVLLEHVYTGKLTMTPLTAYEILAMASYMQFTDALKICKEFIKTQLKKMYWIPKPDKIPIGDIYRISQLPICQGEFLEKRCESEMCSHFEELKTSDVFLEAASVEFLKHFLELTDLAHADKNEKEVVELVVKWLKFDWDKRCTHAASLLGRVRLGLVSDKDLQELIHHDLLSIKECQQMLKEVQEGKKMGLSQFELSRKMPQHFVSRSTITAPIAIIALSDDLGDALTTMNSTFHYFNKKNKRWDDSFEPFMNINHLPSLIVVDGNLYAVGGKEQIEDKSDEYCVDTVCQYIRENNQWEDLPSMKNARCSVELVHLDGFIYALGGFDIDGHTLSHVERFDLAKQTWQELASLPCDFCCLSAIAYHGNIITYCEERVGCPLSRIPDGFLSVYSPAHNTWRTDKAKDKLTKGSRRDGPLLFQREDQLYRVKYVDVEPWPKSRPVVNKLRFDRCEADDMTVSMGEEVSQDLIPANNVGAFRIEEEVFVSCNRLVINTDIKISKDQSVSVDLQEWRRQSVQLDARCSNMVNFSFDPYPWV; encoded by the exons ATGGCACTCAAACACACAACAATACCAGCAGAAGCAGCCTTGGATTATACCAATCAGCTAGCCTGTGCTTTGAATGATCTACGGAAACAGAACCAGCTATGTGATATCATTATCAATGTAGGTGGCAGAGTCTTCAGCGCACATAAGGCTGTTCTTGCTGTCAGAAGTAGCTACTTCTTGGCCATGTTTACGAGTGGATTCAGCGAAGGCACTGCAAACGAGGTCAACATTGATGGGAAGCCTGAGATCTTTGAGGTCCTTTTGGAGCATGTTTACACCGGAAAGCTTACAATGACACCATTGACTGCCTATGAGATTCTTGCAATGGCAAGCTACATGCAGTTTACCGATGCTCTCAAAATTTGCAAAGAATTTATTAAAACGCAATTAAAGAAGATGTACTGGATACCAAAACCAG ATAAGATTCCAATAGGTGATATATATCGGATATCCCAACTGCCTATCTGTCAAGGGGAATTTCTGGAAAAGCGATGTGAGTCTGAAATGTGCAGCCATTTTGAGGAATTAAAGACTTCAGACGTATTCCTTGAAGCTGCAAGTGTGGAGTTCTTGAAACACTTTTTGGAGCTGACAGATCTGGCACATGCAGATAAAAATGAGAAAGAG GTTGTTGAGTTGGTTGTTAAGTGGCTCAAGTTTGATTGGGATAAAAGGTGTACTCATGCGGCAAGCCTTTTGGGAAGAGTTCGTCTTGGCCTTGTATCAGACAAAGATCTACAAGAATTGATTCATCATGACCTACTTAGCATTAAAGAGTGTCAGCAAATGCTCAAAGAAGTGCAGGAAGGGAAAAAGATGGGGCTTTCCCAGTTTGAGCTCTCTAGAAAGATGCCACAACATTTTGTTTCAAGGAGCACAATAACA GCCCCTATagcaattattgctttaagtgATGATTTAGGCGATGCATTGACAACAATGAATAGTACATTCCATTACTTTAACAAGAAGAACAAGCGTTGGGACGACAGTTTTGAACCCTTCATGAACATAAATCATCTGCCATCGCTGATAGTGGTTGATGGGAATCTGTATGCGGTAGGTGGTAAAGAACAAATTGAAGACAAGAGTGATGAATATTGTGTGGATACTGTTTGTCAGTACATCCGTGAAAACAATCAGTGGGAAGATTTACCAAGCATGAAGAATGCTCGATGCAGTGTAGAGTTGGTGCATCTGGATGGTTTCATATATGCTTTAGGTGGGTTTGATATAGATGGTCATACTTTGAGTCATGTGGAACGGTTTGATCTTGCTAAACAAACATGGCAGGAACTTGCTTCCCTTCCGTGCGATTTTTGTTGTTTGTCAGCCATAGCATACCATGGGAACATCATCACATACTGTGAGGAACGTGTAGGTTGTCCATTATCTCGCATCCCTGATGGATTTCTATCAGTATACTCTCCAGCCCACAATACATGGCGAACTGACAAGGCCAAGGACAAACTGACAAAGGGCTCTCGTAGGGATGGACCATTACTATTTCAGCGTGAAGATCAGTTGTACAGAGTAAAATATGTAGATGTAGAACCATGGCCCAAGAGTCGACCAGTAGTCAACAAATTGAGATTTGACAGATGTGAAGCAGATGATATGACAGTCAGTATGGGTGAAGAAGTTAGCCAAGATCTGATACCAGCAAACAACGTGGGCGCTTTCCGTATAGAAGAAGAAGTTTTTGTCAGCTGCAATAGGTTAGTTATCAACACAGATATAAAGATAAGCAAAGATCAGAGTGTGAGTGTGGATCTTCAGGAATGGCGTCGGCAGTCTGTTCAACTAGATGCACGATGTAGTAATATGGTAAACTTCTCCTTTGATCCCTATCCATGGGTGTAG
- the LOC140136479 gene encoding kelch-like protein 12 translates to MCDLRKQNKLCDVTINVGGRAFHAHKNVLAVRSCYFLAMFTSGFKESTQNEINIDGKAEIFEKLLDFAYTGELMVTFETACDILEMACYMQFQDVCKSCSSFIEDAFRYEISKISSMDDVVRIHHLAKYLDLPKHVGASAEKYMCHHLQDLKTSEVFFETADEVFLEKHLRQEDFSSEDEEKEVLEMVINWLKHDWENRRQHTSLLLGLIRLGHVPEEKLTELLDEEILELPECKLLLQQTREALQTNCSKRERAKQLPNLFATRSTVTAPIHISTEYSKDTSYSKVFSYNKSWTSHYRFRLPYIPSLIVVDEHLYAAGGLKGTVDSDDFWETETRYQVSE, encoded by the exons ATGTGTGACTTACGCAAACAAAATAAACTATGTGACGTCACCATTAATGTTGGTGGAAGAGCCTTTCATGCTCACAAGAACGTTCTCGCAGTCCGAAGTTGCTATTTCCTGGCTATGTTTACTTCAGGGTTCAAAGAAAGCACACAGAATGAGATCAACATTGACGGGAAAGCAGAGATCTTTGAAAAACTGCTGGATTTTGCTTACACAGGCGAGCTGATGGTTACGTTTGAGACAGCATGCGATATTCTGGAAATGGCATGCTATATGCAGTTTCAAGATGTCTGCAAGTCCTGCAGTAGTTTCATTGAGGATGCTTTCAGgtatgaaatcagcaaaatatcaTCAATGGATGATGTTGTCAGAATTCACCATCTAGCCAAATATCTTGATCTGCCAAAGCATGTCGGCGCTTCTGCAGAGAAGTACATGTGCCACCATCTGCAAGACCTGAAGACATCAGAGGTGTTTTTTGAAACTGCTGATGAGGTATTTCTAGAGAAACATTTGAGACAGGAAGATTTTTCCAGTGAAGATGAAGAAAAGGAG GTCCTTGAAATGGTCATCAACTGGCTTAAGCATGACTGGGAGAATCGTCGTCAACACACATCACTCCTTCTAGGGCTCATCCGTCTTGGACACGTTCCTGAAGAAAAGCTTACAGAATTGTTAGATGAGGAGATATTAGAACTACCAGAATGCAAGCTACTGCTTCAACAGACGCGGGAAGCACTTCAGACTAACTGCTCCAAGAGAGAACGTGCCAAGCAGCTGCCAAACTTGTTTGCTACTCGTAGCACAGTCACA GCTCCCATACATATCTCTACAGAGTATTCCAAAGACACAAGCTACAGCAAAGTTTTTTCTTATAATAAGTCATGGACAAGTCATTACAGGTTTAGGCTTCCCTACATACCGTCTTTGATTGTAGTGGATGAACACTTGTATGCTGCAGGGGGCCTTAAAGGGACAGTGGACTCGGATGACTTTTGGGAAACTGAGACCCGTTACCAAGTGTCTGAATAA
- the LOC140136457 gene encoding uncharacterized protein: protein MGCTWESPDGHTRNQIDFILSSQKGIIQDCGVIINVDIGSDHRMVRAKLHISKRLARLKFIRNEKKSKINILRLREKRSEFQLELNNRFEGLDIEELDIDQTYQTISSTVMEVAAEVAPQEKRRKQTTEEDKEIEALDRRRKELREIIDKSIPEKSEYREFVKTVRKKRRQRSRKKRKEQIEIILKSGRGPQHIAKLNRKKSRMHQMRQKDGILTNDRQEILNVCADFYQDLYSSKSNEAKPNTISPDISAIPSITQKEVEMAVKEMKDSKAPGTDDITSDIIKIGGEGITQQLVGLYNQILDEKRIPVAGKRQK from the coding sequence ATGGGATGCACATGGGAAAGCCCCGATGGACACACCAGAAACCAAATAGACTTTATTCTCAGTAGCCAAAAGGGAATTATCCAGGACTGTGGAGTTATCATAAATGTAGATATAGGAAGTGATCACAGAATGGTGAGGGCTAAACTTCATATCAGCAAAAGACTAGCCAGGCTTAAATTTatcagaaatgaaaagaaaagcaagATTAACATCCTACGACTAAGAGAGAAGAGGTCAGAATTCCAGTTGGAATTGAACAATCGCTTTGAGGGACTAGACATTGAAGAGTTGGATATAGACCAAACATACCAAACTATATCCAGCACTGTGATGGAAGTGGCAGCAGAAGTAGCTCCACAAgagaagaggaggaagcaaaCAACTGAGGAGGACAAAGAGATTGAGGCCCTGGACAGAAGGAGGAAAGAATTAAGAGAAATTATCGACAAATCAATACCTGAAAAGAGCGAATACAGGGAGTTCGTCAAAACTGTGAGGAAAAAACGTAGACAGAGGagcagaaagaagagaaaagaacaaATAGAAATCATTCTCAAAAGTGGAAGAGGACCTCAGCATATTGCAAAGCTGAACCGGAAGAAATCAAGAATGCACCAAATGAGACAAAAAGATGGTATCTTAACAAATGACAGGCAAGAGATACTTAATGTATGCGCAGACTTTTATCAAGACCTGTATAGCTCCAAATCAAATGAGGCAAAACCAAATACAATATCACCAGACATATCAGCCATCCCAAGTATAACACAAAAAGAAGTGGAAATGGCGGTAAAGGAGATGAAAGACAGCAAAGCACCAGGAACAGATGACATTACTAGTGATATTATCAAGATTGGAGGAGAGGGGATTACTCAACAATTAGTTGGACTCTATAACCAAATACTGGATGAAAAAAGGATACCAGTTGCTGGAAAGAGGCAAAAGTGA